Proteins from a single region of Halichoerus grypus chromosome 13, mHalGry1.hap1.1, whole genome shotgun sequence:
- the RILPL2 gene encoding RILP-like protein 2 isoform X2 translates to MEEPPLREEEEEEEEEGDEAGPEGALSKSPFQLTAEDVYDISYVMGRELMALGSDPRVTQLQFKIVRVLEMLETLVNEGNLTVEELRMERDNLRKEVEGLRTEGSAAGGQVNLGPDKMVVDLTDPNRPRFTLQELRDVLQERNKLKSQLLVVQEELQCYKSGLIPPREGPGGRREKDTLVAKTSKTGSNKEEKTIIRKLFSFRSEKQM, encoded by the exons ATGGAGGAGCCCCCTTTgcgagaggaggaggaagaagaggaggaggaaggggacgAGGCTGGGCCCGAGGGGGCTTTGAGCAAGAGCCCCTTCCAGCTGACGGCCGAGGACGTGTATGACATCTCCTACGTGATGGGGCGCGAGCTGATGGCCCTGGGCAGCGATCCCCGGGTGACACAGCTGCAGTTCAAGATCGTCCGCGTCCTGGAGATGCTGGAGACGCTGGTGAATGAGGGCAACCTGACGGTGGAGGAGCTGAGGATGGAAAGGGACAACCTGAGGAAGGAGGTGGAGGGGCTGCGGACAGAGGGCTCTGCGGCCGGCGGGCAG GTGAACCTGGGACCGGACAAAATGGTGGTTGACCTGACAGACCCCAACCGACCACGCTTCACCCTCCAAGAGCTGCGGGACGTGCTCCAGGAACGCAACAAGCTCAAGTCCCAGCTGCTCGTGGTGCAGGAAGAGCTGCAGTGTTATAAGAG TGGTCTGATTCCACCAAGAGAAGgcccaggaggaagaagagaaaaagacaccCTTGTTGCCAAGACCAGCAAGACCGGCAGTAACAAGGAGGAGAAGACAATCATAAGGAAGCT GTTCTCTTTCCGATCGGAGAAGCAGATGTAG
- the RILPL2 gene encoding RILP-like protein 2 isoform X1, which produces MEEPPLREEEEEEEEEGDEAGPEGALSKSPFQLTAEDVYDISYVMGRELMALGSDPRVTQLQFKIVRVLEMLETLVNEGNLTVEELRMERDNLRKEVEGLRTEGSAAGGQFENISSLWKSCQKSTMDTRIPFTGIQVNLGPDKMVVDLTDPNRPRFTLQELRDVLQERNKLKSQLLVVQEELQCYKSGLIPPREGPGGRREKDTLVAKTSKTGSNKEEKTIIRKLFSFRSEKQM; this is translated from the exons ATGGAGGAGCCCCCTTTgcgagaggaggaggaagaagaggaggaggaaggggacgAGGCTGGGCCCGAGGGGGCTTTGAGCAAGAGCCCCTTCCAGCTGACGGCCGAGGACGTGTATGACATCTCCTACGTGATGGGGCGCGAGCTGATGGCCCTGGGCAGCGATCCCCGGGTGACACAGCTGCAGTTCAAGATCGTCCGCGTCCTGGAGATGCTGGAGACGCTGGTGAATGAGGGCAACCTGACGGTGGAGGAGCTGAGGATGGAAAGGGACAACCTGAGGAAGGAGGTGGAGGGGCTGCGGACAGAGGGCTCTGCGGCCGGCGGGCAG TTTGAAAACATTTCAAGCCTATGGAAGAGCTGCCAGAAAAGCACCATGGACACCCGTATACCGTTCACCGGGATTCAG GTGAACCTGGGACCGGACAAAATGGTGGTTGACCTGACAGACCCCAACCGACCACGCTTCACCCTCCAAGAGCTGCGGGACGTGCTCCAGGAACGCAACAAGCTCAAGTCCCAGCTGCTCGTGGTGCAGGAAGAGCTGCAGTGTTATAAGAG TGGTCTGATTCCACCAAGAGAAGgcccaggaggaagaagagaaaaagacaccCTTGTTGCCAAGACCAGCAAGACCGGCAGTAACAAGGAGGAGAAGACAATCATAAGGAAGCT GTTCTCTTTCCGATCGGAGAAGCAGATGTAG